The Halalkalibaculum roseum genome window below encodes:
- a CDS encoding fibronectin type III domain-containing protein has translation MEIKSKSTLILSVALLLGLIGWVGCEENPSNDQYKTESDINLLATETQSGNNPNTTPFEDAESFFEFNTTDNDLGLQIFLDAEDWEQVRVNDANGKQIVQILTQGPLKDLGITELRFESAEPSPEEVLAQFPPGEYHFTGRTIEGEQLYSTSELSHDFLAAPTISPSGGEEVDPENTVITWDAPDAELVEVIIESEETDNVFDVIVEGEVTSLTIPSEFLEPGTEYKLEILAISENGNRTIVETTFVTAEE, from the coding sequence ATGGAAATAAAAAGTAAGAGTACACTGATATTGTCAGTTGCCCTATTGTTAGGTCTTATTGGGTGGGTAGGTTGTGAAGAGAATCCTTCAAATGATCAATACAAAACGGAATCTGACATAAATCTTTTAGCTACTGAAACCCAGTCTGGGAATAATCCCAATACGACGCCCTTTGAAGATGCCGAATCTTTTTTTGAGTTTAATACTACAGACAATGATTTGGGACTTCAGATCTTCCTGGATGCGGAAGATTGGGAACAAGTAAGGGTTAATGACGCTAATGGGAAACAGATCGTTCAAATATTAACTCAGGGACCACTGAAGGACTTAGGTATCACAGAACTTCGCTTTGAAAGTGCCGAGCCTTCTCCGGAAGAAGTACTTGCACAATTCCCACCTGGAGAATATCACTTTACTGGCAGGACAATAGAAGGAGAACAGCTCTACAGTACGTCTGAGCTTTCTCATGATTTTCTGGCTGCACCTACCATATCACCTTCAGGAGGAGAAGAGGTTGATCCTGAAAATACGGTAATTACTTGGGATGCCCCGGACGCCGAACTGGTCGAAGTAATCATTGAAAGTGAAGAAACCGATAATGTTTTTGACGTCATAGTAGAAGGAGAGGTAACAAGTCTAACAATCCCTTCAGAATTTTTGGAACCCGGTACAGAATATAAATTAGAAATCCTTGCCATATCCGAAAATGGAAACAGAACAATTGTAGAAACTACATTTGTAACGGCAGAAGAATAG
- a CDS encoding glycoside hydrolase family 3 N-terminal domain-containing protein, translating into MATLVSCSGPVWTESDFGDYRLVNNSDVVTLGYSPDSGVEILTDDRYGFKDLNQNGTLDPYEDWRLPAEERARDLATRMSIEQIAGLMLYSGHQAIPAGSGGFGGPSTYDGKAYPESGAEPWELTDQQKTFLTEDNLRHVLITSVESPEVAARWNNAMQALTEGLGLGIPSNTSSDPRHGSDSYAEYNAGAGGDISMWPGALGIAATFDPELMRRFGEIASQEYRALGITTALSPQIDLASEPRWSRFDGTMGEDPQLAADMARAYVDGFQYSESSQVVEDGWGYQSVNAMVKHWPGGGAQEGGRDAHYAFGSYAVFPGDNLEDHLKPFVDGAFDLEGETGSASAVMPYYTISLNQDTVYNENVGNAYSKYIITDLLRERYNFDGVVCTDWLVTADAQGIDIFSGKPWGVEDLSVAERHYKAIKAGVDQFGGNNEMGPVLEAYEMGVEEFGEERMRDRFEQSAVRLLKNIFRTGLFENPYVDVEHTAKTVGSPEFMKEGYRAQLRSVVMLKNESGALPLEEKLKVFIPRRFIPAGTDWFGNTIEERWEDPISHDIVGEYYEVVETAKEADFALVPIESPDGGDGYSSEDAEEGGNGYVPVSLQYEDYTATHAREQSISGGSVFEDFTNRSYKGKTVSTRNSYDLQMVRETREQMGEKPVIVTIKVANPPVLDELEPEASAILVHSGVQSQALMEIISGSYEPSGLLPFQMPANMQTVEEQYEDVPHDMEAFIDGAGNAYDFGFGLDWEGVIQDERVERYVSR; encoded by the coding sequence ATGGCAACTCTGGTCTCCTGCAGCGGACCGGTATGGACGGAAAGCGATTTCGGGGATTACCGGTTGGTTAATAATAGCGACGTGGTGACACTGGGCTACTCGCCCGATTCCGGCGTTGAGATTTTGACGGACGACCGGTACGGGTTTAAGGATTTGAATCAGAACGGTACCCTGGATCCCTATGAAGACTGGCGGCTGCCGGCCGAAGAGCGGGCGCGCGACCTGGCCACGCGAATGAGCATTGAGCAGATTGCCGGGCTCATGCTCTATAGCGGTCACCAGGCCATACCGGCAGGCAGCGGGGGATTCGGCGGTCCCAGCACTTATGATGGCAAAGCCTACCCGGAGAGCGGAGCCGAACCCTGGGAGTTGACCGATCAGCAGAAGACATTTTTGACCGAAGATAACTTGCGGCACGTGCTCATCACCAGTGTGGAGTCGCCGGAGGTGGCCGCTCGCTGGAATAACGCCATGCAGGCGCTGACCGAGGGTCTGGGTCTGGGCATTCCATCCAATACCAGTTCCGACCCGCGGCACGGCAGTGACTCCTATGCCGAATATAACGCAGGTGCCGGGGGCGACATCTCCATGTGGCCGGGTGCGCTGGGCATCGCCGCCACTTTCGATCCCGAACTGATGCGACGCTTCGGTGAGATAGCCTCTCAGGAATACCGGGCACTTGGCATTACCACCGCTCTCTCGCCACAAATAGACCTGGCTAGCGAGCCGCGCTGGAGCCGGTTCGACGGCACAATGGGCGAAGACCCGCAGCTTGCGGCCGACATGGCACGAGCCTATGTAGACGGTTTTCAGTATTCCGAATCTTCGCAGGTGGTGGAAGACGGCTGGGGCTACCAGAGTGTCAACGCCATGGTGAAACACTGGCCGGGCGGCGGCGCTCAGGAGGGCGGCCGCGATGCGCACTATGCCTTCGGTTCCTATGCCGTATTTCCCGGTGATAACCTGGAAGACCACCTGAAACCTTTTGTAGACGGGGCTTTTGACCTGGAAGGGGAGACCGGCTCGGCCTCTGCCGTGATGCCTTATTACACTATATCGCTGAACCAGGATACGGTTTACAACGAGAACGTAGGCAATGCCTACAGCAAATACATCATCACCGACCTGCTGCGAGAGCGCTACAATTTCGACGGGGTGGTATGCACTGATTGGCTGGTAACTGCCGACGCGCAGGGTATTGATATTTTCAGTGGCAAGCCGTGGGGCGTAGAGGACCTGTCGGTGGCCGAACGACACTACAAGGCCATCAAAGCGGGTGTGGATCAGTTCGGGGGCAACAACGAGATGGGTCCCGTGCTGGAAGCCTACGAAATGGGCGTGGAGGAGTTCGGCGAAGAGCGCATGCGCGATCGCTTTGAGCAGTCCGCTGTTCGCCTGCTAAAAAATATTTTCCGTACCGGTCTTTTTGAAAATCCCTATGTGGATGTAGAACATACCGCAAAGACGGTGGGGAGTCCCGAATTTATGAAAGAGGGCTACCGGGCCCAGCTGCGCTCCGTGGTGATGCTGAAGAACGAGTCTGGCGCCCTTCCGCTGGAAGAGAAGCTCAAGGTCTTTATTCCACGCAGGTTCATTCCGGCCGGAACCGACTGGTTCGGAAACACCATTGAAGAACGCTGGGAAGACCCGATCAGCCATGACATTGTAGGCGAGTATTACGAGGTGGTGGAAACGGCCAAAGAGGCTGATTTCGCCCTGGTACCTATTGAGAGTCCGGACGGTGGCGACGGTTACTCTTCTGAAGATGCCGAAGAGGGTGGAAACGGCTATGTACCGGTCAGCCTGCAGTACGAGGACTATACCGCCACGCATGCCCGCGAGCAAAGCATCTCCGGTGGCAGCGTATTCGAAGATTTTACCAACCGCAGCTACAAGGGCAAAACGGTCTCCACCAGGAACAGCTACGACCTGCAGATGGTCCGGGAAACACGGGAACAAATGGGGGAGAAGCCGGTGATTGTAACCATCAAGGTGGCCAACCCGCCGGTACTCGATGAGCTGGAACCTGAGGCCTCGGCCATACTGGTTCATAGCGGAGTACAGAGTCAGGCGTTGATGGAAATTATTTCCGGCTCCTACGAACCTTCCGGATTGCTTCCCTTCCAGATGCCCGCCAACATGCAAACGGTAGAGGAGCAGTACGAAGACGTACCCCACGATATGGAAGCCTTCATCGATGGGGCAGGTAATGCGTATGATTTCGGCTTCGGACTCGACTGGGAGGGCGTAATTCAGGACGAGCGGGTTGAGCGATATGTTTCCCGTTAG
- a CDS encoding alpha/beta hydrolase-fold protein, which yields MNRTWKNRGIVFTLALLFVTVEGFAQGNNNPPPKSPEVHGDQRVTFRIQAPNADSVKLSSSDIPGSMFSRHMAKNKEGVWELTSDVLAPGAYRYRFEVNGISVIDPRNTSFSESNENIWSLVTVPGNPMMDTRDVPHGAVAEVTYHSESLDRFRRMHVYTPPGYESGEGQYPVFYLLHGAYDSDDAWSTVGRAGFILDNLIAEGKAKPMIVVMPDGHTGPFGYGDELPMDEFIQDFKNDIKPYVESHYRVKANRENRAMAGLSMGGAHTLGIAIPNLDEYAYIGVFSSGVFGLVNNDGSVVEASETAYVKQNSEVLSNDDLKEGLELFWFATGKEDFLLDITRATVTMFEDYDFDVVYEETEGAHTWLVWRDYLIEFTPKLFK from the coding sequence ATGAATAGAACATGGAAAAACAGGGGAATTGTATTTACACTGGCGCTGCTTTTTGTAACAGTAGAGGGATTTGCACAGGGGAATAATAACCCTCCGCCTAAATCCCCTGAAGTACATGGTGACCAACGGGTTACTTTTCGTATACAGGCTCCCAATGCCGATTCTGTTAAGCTGAGCAGCAGTGACATTCCGGGTTCGATGTTTAGCAGGCATATGGCAAAGAATAAGGAAGGAGTGTGGGAGCTGACCAGCGATGTACTGGCACCTGGCGCCTATCGCTACAGGTTCGAAGTGAACGGGATCTCAGTGATTGATCCCCGAAATACATCTTTCAGTGAGTCTAATGAAAATATATGGAGCTTGGTGACAGTACCGGGTAATCCCATGATGGATACCCGTGATGTGCCGCACGGGGCTGTGGCTGAGGTAACTTATCATTCAGAATCGCTGGATCGTTTTCGCCGCATGCATGTGTACACTCCTCCGGGCTATGAATCAGGCGAAGGACAATATCCGGTGTTTTACCTGCTGCACGGAGCATATGACTCCGATGATGCCTGGTCGACAGTAGGACGGGCCGGGTTCATACTCGACAATCTCATTGCAGAAGGCAAGGCCAAACCGATGATTGTGGTAATGCCCGACGGACATACCGGTCCCTTTGGATATGGCGATGAACTGCCTATGGATGAATTCATCCAAGATTTCAAAAACGATATCAAACCTTATGTGGAGAGCCACTACCGGGTGAAAGCCAACCGGGAAAACCGGGCTATGGCCGGGCTCTCCATGGGCGGGGCACATACCTTGGGTATTGCCATTCCGAATCTGGATGAGTACGCCTACATTGGGGTATTCAGTTCGGGTGTTTTCGGACTTGTTAATAACGATGGCAGCGTCGTGGAAGCATCGGAAACGGCTTATGTGAAGCAGAACAGTGAAGTTCTAAGTAATGATGACCTGAAGGAGGGTTTGGAACTCTTCTGGTTTGCCACCGGGAAGGAAGATTTTCTGCTGGATATCACTCGGGCCACGGTAACTATGTTTGAAGATTACGACTTTGATGTGGTGTATGAAGAAACGGAAGGTGCGCACACCTGGCTTGTCTGGAGGGATTATCTCATTGAGTTTACGCCGAAGCTGTTTAAGTAG
- a CDS encoding DUF4386 domain-containing protein yields the protein MADPLTHSKAVRYARVAGLLYLVIIVCAGFSEGFVRSTLVVSGDATATARNIMQSEGLFRLGLASDLIAFMCDAVVAILLYRLLKPVSKTLSLVAASLRLIAHPAIGSLNLLNHYAALKMAGGTGALSVFEPEQMDAWALLFMDFHSMGYLIAGAFFGLHCLLLGYLLYKSNLLPGFLGILLAIASVGYLTESFGMLLVPAYEDIYLLMVAISAGIAELTLCLWLLIKGVRNTENARL from the coding sequence ATGGCTGATCCATTAACCCACAGTAAGGCAGTGAGATATGCCAGAGTTGCCGGACTCTTGTACCTGGTAATCATTGTGTGCGCCGGATTCAGTGAAGGCTTTGTGCGTTCAACTCTGGTTGTATCGGGAGATGCTACCGCTACAGCCCGTAACATCATGCAGTCGGAAGGACTTTTTCGCCTAGGACTGGCAAGCGATCTCATTGCATTTATGTGCGACGCTGTGGTCGCCATTCTCTTGTACCGGTTACTTAAGCCGGTTAGTAAAACACTCTCTCTGGTAGCGGCTTCGTTGCGCCTGATTGCTCATCCTGCGATCGGTAGCCTGAACCTGTTGAATCATTACGCGGCACTAAAAATGGCCGGCGGTACCGGTGCCCTCTCGGTCTTCGAACCGGAACAGATGGATGCTTGGGCGCTGCTCTTTATGGACTTTCACAGTATGGGTTATTTGATAGCCGGCGCTTTCTTCGGGCTCCATTGCTTATTGTTGGGTTATCTTTTATATAAGTCAAATCTCTTACCCGGCTTCCTGGGTATTTTGCTGGCTATTGCGTCAGTTGGTTATTTGACAGAAAGCTTCGGTATGCTTCTGGTTCCGGCTTACGAAGATATCTACCTCTTGATGGTCGCCATCTCAGCAGGTATTGCCGAACTGACGCTCTGTCTCTGGCTGCTGATTAAGGGTGTAAGAAATACTGAAAATGCCCGATTGTAG
- a CDS encoding M3 family metallopeptidase — protein MNFKLFILILAAGGFALSGCSNTENQETSMSNNPLFSASSLPFQAPDFEAIKPEHYRPTFEEGMKRELEEIEAIADNREAPTFENTIVAKEKSGELLNRTSSVFYNLASAHTNEEIQKIQKEMAPKLAAHSDDILLNAQLYDRVRTLYEKREGLDLNEAQMKLLEDTHRDFVRAGAQLSEEQQQRMREINERISSLTTEFQENLLALTKERSVLVNDKEQLDGLSEDRIAAAREAAAEQGNDNGYLLTITNTTRVPILKELNNRDLRRRVWEASAYRGIGQDDGIDNRPLILELVELRAEQAELLGYPNHAAYKLDPQTAQTPENALDMLTDLIPPVIENTKQEQADIKSMMEADGIQGEVKPWDWNYYAEKVRLDRYNIDQSEVRPYFELDRVLKDGVFFTMNKLFGISFEEREDLPVYHPDVRVFNVYDEDGSQIGLFYADYFERESKRGGAWMNAYVSQSHLLNKQPVIVNVLNIPKPAEGEPALISFDNVTTLFHEMGHAVHGLLSDVEYPSQAGTSVPRDFVEFPSTFEEDWAIQPEILENYAVHYQTGDQIPQELLDKVIEASNFNQGFDTQEYLAATMLDLEWHLLGTDEIPADVQDFEQEALAKYNLDMEAIPPRYKSPYFSHIFAGGYSANYYSYIWSGVLAADAFAFMQENGGLERENGDRFRKYILSQGGSDEAMELYEAYRGQEPEVKHLLERRGLETEM, from the coding sequence ATGAACTTTAAACTGTTTATCCTAATCCTTGCAGCGGGCGGCTTCGCGCTATCCGGTTGCAGTAATACAGAGAATCAAGAAACATCAATGAGCAACAACCCTCTATTTTCAGCCAGCAGCTTACCCTTTCAAGCACCGGATTTCGAAGCCATAAAACCGGAACATTATCGTCCCACTTTTGAGGAAGGTATGAAGCGGGAGCTTGAAGAGATTGAAGCCATAGCAGACAATCGCGAAGCTCCGACTTTTGAAAATACCATAGTGGCCAAAGAGAAGAGTGGGGAGTTGTTAAACCGCACCTCTTCGGTATTCTATAATCTTGCCTCAGCACACACCAATGAGGAGATTCAGAAGATCCAAAAAGAGATGGCGCCCAAACTGGCCGCCCACTCCGATGATATCCTATTGAATGCACAGCTATATGACCGTGTGCGAACGCTCTATGAAAAACGTGAGGGGCTGGATCTGAACGAGGCCCAAATGAAGCTACTCGAAGACACCCATCGCGATTTTGTACGCGCAGGTGCACAGCTCAGTGAAGAACAGCAACAGCGGATGCGTGAAATCAACGAACGCATTTCTTCCCTGACTACCGAATTTCAGGAAAACCTTCTTGCCCTAACCAAAGAACGTTCGGTGCTGGTGAATGATAAAGAACAGCTTGACGGTCTGAGTGAAGATCGCATTGCAGCAGCCCGTGAAGCAGCTGCAGAACAAGGAAACGATAACGGATACCTGCTTACCATCACCAACACAACACGGGTACCGATATTGAAAGAACTCAATAACCGGGATCTACGACGTCGTGTCTGGGAGGCATCGGCTTACCGGGGTATCGGCCAGGATGACGGTATTGACAATCGTCCGTTAATACTGGAACTGGTAGAACTGCGCGCCGAGCAAGCTGAATTGCTGGGCTATCCGAACCACGCCGCCTACAAGCTGGATCCCCAAACCGCACAGACACCGGAAAACGCACTGGATATGCTGACGGATCTCATCCCGCCGGTGATTGAAAACACCAAACAGGAACAGGCAGATATCAAATCGATGATGGAAGCCGACGGTATTCAGGGAGAAGTCAAACCATGGGACTGGAATTATTATGCCGAAAAGGTTCGTCTGGACCGGTACAATATCGATCAGTCTGAAGTTCGTCCCTATTTTGAACTCGATCGGGTTCTCAAAGACGGTGTGTTCTTTACCATGAACAAGTTGTTCGGAATCAGTTTTGAAGAGCGGGAAGATCTACCGGTGTATCATCCGGATGTTCGCGTGTTTAATGTATACGATGAAGACGGATCACAGATTGGCCTCTTTTACGCCGACTATTTTGAGCGGGAATCCAAGCGCGGTGGAGCCTGGATGAATGCCTACGTGTCACAGTCCCATCTTCTGAACAAGCAACCGGTGATCGTCAACGTTCTGAATATTCCGAAACCAGCTGAGGGTGAGCCGGCGCTGATCAGCTTTGATAACGTAACCACACTCTTTCATGAAATGGGCCATGCTGTACACGGCTTGCTATCAGATGTGGAATATCCGTCACAGGCCGGCACCTCGGTACCACGCGATTTTGTGGAGTTCCCTTCCACCTTTGAGGAGGATTGGGCTATTCAGCCGGAGATTCTGGAGAACTATGCTGTTCACTATCAGACCGGAGATCAGATTCCACAGGAGCTCCTGGACAAAGTGATCGAAGCCAGCAACTTCAACCAGGGTTTTGACACGCAGGAATACCTCGCAGCTACTATGCTAGATTTGGAATGGCATCTGCTGGGAACCGATGAAATACCGGCTGATGTACAGGATTTTGAACAAGAGGCCCTGGCCAAGTATAACCTTGACATGGAAGCCATTCCGCCACGATACAAATCACCTTATTTCTCGCACATTTTTGCGGGAGGTTACTCAGCTAACTACTACTCTTACATCTGGAGCGGAGTGCTTGCCGCCGATGCCTTTGCATTCATGCAGGAGAATGGCGGATTGGAGAGGGAAAACGGCGATCGGTTCCGTAAATATATTCTTTCACAAGGCGGAAGTGACGAAGCGATGGAGCTTTACGAAGCCTATCGCGGTCAGGAGCCTGAAGTCAAACACCTGCTGGAAAGACGAGGCCTAGAAACCGAAATGTAG
- a CDS encoding 3-keto-disaccharide hydrolase, whose product MRLSVKFLPILLILLLSSGNNTLLAQSQIPGSEAEGRWDITVQTPNGEYPSWLEIETSGNKALVGQFVGPAGSARPVSHIQYDSESGTYTFTIPPQWNAYEEDPHFEFRLEDGMLKGWTNSPDGQKLQWTGVRAPSLERKQEPEWGETIDLLEEGLSAWIVPENNEFVMKDGILSNNKSGGNLITKQEFNDFRLSAEFRYPEGSNSGIYLRGRYEAQIEDNYGLEPESHYIGGIYGFIDPTVNAAKKAGEWQSYEIILTGRMVTVVLNGVEVICNRPIPGITGGALDSNEGEPGPIMLQGDHGPVEFRNLTINPAVY is encoded by the coding sequence ATGCGATTGTCTGTAAAATTCCTTCCTATACTACTGATCCTTTTACTGTCTTCCGGCAACAATACTCTCCTTGCTCAATCGCAAATACCGGGGTCGGAAGCAGAGGGACGCTGGGATATTACCGTACAGACACCCAATGGGGAATACCCATCTTGGCTGGAAATTGAAACCTCTGGAAATAAAGCTCTGGTAGGACAATTTGTAGGTCCCGCCGGCAGTGCACGACCCGTTTCGCATATCCAATATGATTCCGAAAGCGGTACCTACACTTTTACCATCCCCCCACAGTGGAACGCCTATGAGGAAGATCCTCATTTCGAATTCCGTCTGGAAGACGGCATGCTTAAAGGCTGGACCAACAGTCCGGACGGCCAAAAACTGCAGTGGACCGGTGTGCGCGCTCCTTCTCTGGAGCGTAAGCAGGAACCGGAATGGGGCGAGACAATCGACCTGTTGGAAGAAGGGTTATCAGCATGGATAGTGCCTGAAAACAATGAGTTTGTCATGAAGGATGGTATCCTTTCTAATAATAAATCCGGCGGTAATCTCATCACCAAGCAGGAGTTTAACGATTTCAGGTTGAGTGCAGAGTTTCGCTATCCGGAAGGGAGCAATAGCGGGATCTATCTCCGCGGTAGGTATGAGGCACAGATTGAAGACAATTACGGACTGGAACCGGAAAGCCATTACATCGGCGGTATCTACGGTTTCATCGATCCCACGGTGAACGCTGCAAAAAAGGCAGGGGAGTGGCAGAGCTATGAAATTATCCTGACCGGACGAATGGTTACAGTCGTTCTAAATGGCGTGGAAGTGATATGCAATCGTCCCATACCCGGTATCACAGGCGGGGCGCTCGACAGTAACGAAGGCGAGCCCGGCCCCATCATGTTGCAGGGAGATCACGGTCCCGTAGAATTCCGTAACCTCACAATCAACCCGGCAGTGTACTAA